tttcGTCGTTCAATAGTTAAGAACTTAAATGAGGGTTTCACAATGATTGATTGTTTTGGTAACCAAAATAACATGTAAGTTAACAAAACAATATAAAAGAGGTTTCCCTGCTTCAAGAAAACAAGTCTAACACATTTTGTACTTCACTTGCTTTAGGCAGCAAGACCCCAATGCTTTCCTACACAAAATATAAGGATTAAAGTAGTATTTAACATGAAATCTAACCTAAAACTAGATTTATAATAAACTACTAAAATGAGGGTTAAATGATAGATAAATGAAGCACACACGTCAGATAAATGGCCAATATAAGGGTGAAAAGTACGTAAAATTGACACTTATCAAACCCCCCAACTTaacactttgtttgtcctcaaacaaaaggtcaaAACTGTTTTCAGACAAGCATGATTTGAATATTTTTCAAAGTTTCAATTGCAAGATTTCACAAAGATTGATTGAATAATCCAAAAACATAAATATTATGCCCACAATAGAATGCACAACAAAGATACAATTGCTTATCCAACATGAAACTCAATAAGCATTCCATTCAATCACTTATGAACCAGGGACTCACTCAACAACTTAAGATATATCAATAGAATCAAGAaggctaaaaaacacttttggcccctgatgtttcaagtttgtgtaaattctgcccctactctatttttgtcaatgtttctacccctcatgttttcaaacagtgcaccgtctacccctcagtcagtcagacgttaaaaaactaacggaatgagttgatttgactttttttaaatatttttggacctgccacgtggaaattacaagtgaaattggaaaaaatggggcatgagagattcatactcaagacctgtaagtagcaaaacatgcatttaactagTTCAGTTagatacataattgatatatacattaagcaaatttaatttatatcatttccttgatcatcatcaacttcatatactcctcttcatctctccaatccactcaggaacctctcctgagaaagcctgactgacggaggggtagacagtgCACTCTTTGAAAAATTGAGGGGTataaacgtcgacaaaaattgagtaggggcagaatttgcgcaaacttgaaacatcaggggccaaaaatgctttttagccaatcAAGAAAGGTAAGTGTTTAATTCATTTCATCACTGAATCATAGAAGTCAAAGTTATTACCTGTCTCCACAATCATCAAAGTTGCATGTTCAATTAAAGATCACTAAGGACTTTTCagggttgtaatgaggctaggCTTCAAAGAACATGGTTTTTCACATATGCAAAGTAACTCAATAAGCCTAAGAGAGAAATAACAACTTACTTTCATAATATTTGCTCTCCTTCTTGCTTTTAACCAACTCCATTCACCATTTTCAATTCAACTCAACccttttcttccatcaatctctcttttgttctcttttttttttttttcttttttcgctTTTGAATTTTATACTTTTCACTTTTTTAAAGTATATACAAAGAAATTGATTGAAATCACACAAAAACATAGCACATAAGCCTTCTCCCCCCAACGTGCATACAACCCACAATCATGAGTGTTCTATTAGCCTATCAAGCTTAGGAAagtcattatttttcttttgggctTAAGGGTTATAAGCAAGAACAAAACActtgatttttcaattttaggCTCAAATGGGGTAACTAAGGAATTCACTTGAAAAAGGTCGGCTATTTGGCTAAGTAGCTGTATATAAAGAACAAAACATGCCTTGATCATTTCTTATCAATTCCATGCAACCAACGATCACAAGAGACTCAAACAAAATCAACCATGCAAATCACTGATAATCGCTCAACTCACAGTGTATAGGAAAACTCCCTCACAGGctaaaaaagtttaaaatttCCCTGATTTTCAAGCAATTTTCATGTTTGGCCTATGAATACCATTTGGATCATGCAATCATATCAAGTCATGGCAtaatgagtgcaaacacaatCTCAGTCATGGATTCAATCAATACAATTCACTTTCAGAGAAAAACATCAAGCAGTTCTCATGATAGACATGCTAGTACAGAAAACAATCAGTTAATCATGTAATCTAAGACAAAAGTACTATATACACTAATATATACTAAAGGAAACTAAAACAAGATCAAGACTACTCCCTCATGATGTATGATGTTAATTCCAGCTAAATCTCGGGTTTCTACCTCAGAGACTTAATCTTTCACCCCCTCCAAGAGTTTTGGACTTTCCACAAGCCAACGGTATAAGAATCCTCATGAACCTGCCTTACGGTCACTTCAAGTCCATGTTAGATTAAAATAAGAAAGGAATGAAAATGATGATAATGAACCGTAACACTTTTTTCATGCTAAAAGGTCAAATTTTAAGTTCAAGGTGTATTTTCCCTTTACAGCTTGCTTGAAGCATTGATGAAGCAAGCGAATTCCATATTCAATGTATAACAGGTTGCTTAGAGTTGGCTTGAAGTATGAAAACCAGAAACAGGGTATTTTTCACAAGTTTGCAAGTCATACCCCCAAACATCACTGTAAGCATAGTTTGAACCCAAATTTTGATTGAACAACATTTGATCATCAAGAGACATATGTGGAGAATAAATATTTACACAATTCATCATGAATTCCACAAGTCAAGACCTAGGTTCCTAAGACCTAAACACACTAAAGCATGTAAAACACTAGTACTAAACATGTTAAACCTATATACTAGCATACCAACTTGCCAATACATGAAACATAGGCATAAGCACCTCTAAATTACCACAAGAAcactaaaaaataataatgaattcATGAGTCTTGGAAGCATTATGTAGAGTTATGCATATTTGTGCACAAAAGGACATGTTTTTCATCACAACTTCACAACCTCATGACCCAAAATCTTTAATACTCAGCAAACCAACTTTCCATCATGCCATATGCATAATATGCATCAAAATGGACCTGTTCAAACTTAAAAATACATATTATATGCAGACTTATGACAGGTTCCAATTTTCCACTCAAGAATAAGCATATTCATAAGTCCATGACCAATTTTATAAAATCATCAAATCAAATGCTTCGAATCACCATGAACACATTCCAAATAGTAAATAAGACTTGTGAAGCATAAAGTTTGACATTTTTTCCTAAAGCTTCACGAAATCACTACCATAGTTCCTAAAACACATAGAAAAACCGAAAAGATAACAGAACACTaaaaacacaaaacaaaaccctgGGTTGCCTCCCAGTAAGCGCTTGTTTAACGTCATGAGCTTGACGCAAACATTATCATGGTGACCACAAACAAGGGTTATAATATAACCCCTTCTGCTTTTTTGGCTTTTTGACTTGGTTTTCATCAAATGTTCTATCAGAAACCTTCCAAGCCATCCAATTTCATTCTTTATCTTTTCATTATCAACCCAACCAAATTCACCAACATTCAATTCACAAGCCAAGCTATTTACATGCATAAGAATGAATGAAAATTTACAATTCTGTGAAGAATTCGATGCAAAATGGTCATGAAACCCATCACCAAACACCACGTCTATATGCTCAACATTATGAATTTCATCATTGCATTGGCGATGTGATATGCTACCAAAATCTTCATAGCTTACCTTATCCTCTTCATGTTTTACCTGTGGAGGACTTGAAGGACTTAGTATGTGGTAAAGGGTTggattcttttcttctttttttgatttttcctcttcttcctgaCTTTCTTCCACTTGTGCTTCAACCACTCCTTTTCCATGTTCAGCTACCATATTAGCTAGCTTCCCCAATTGAACCTCTAAGTTCTTGATAGAAGCCTCGATATTCCTTTGATTAATCATTGTCAATTGCATGAATTGCACCAAGGTATCCTCAAGCTTAAAATCATATCCTCTTTAGAGGGGTAGTATGTCTGAGATGATTGAAACATTTTGAGAAAATGGTGATTCAGAAGCTTCTTTGTTCATCCTCTTGGACTAGCAAACTAACACAAGAGATTAGTAACAACAAGGAAAGTTAAACTGAAATAAAAAACTAtacactatattcacaatcattcaAGAATAAAAACTATTGCAATGCAATTAGTACTGACACACCTCCCCGACAACGACGCCAATTTGATGAAAGATATTTTACCACTATGAAAGTAGAGTGGTAAAATAATCTTTCAACAACGTGttctgatgatttgatgttgataaacatcgttatgtgcttgataaattgatgtttaCTGTTTGTTGTCATAGTAACCTGAGGATATGATAATATATGCCATGATAAGATTTATCGAACTTATATGTATCTATCCTTATGCTTTACTTGTTGTCTGTATTATCTACCCCtgttctgtgagttgaccctcgcatcttgccttgtttgtattttttgtgtttgggcggtcagcAAACTGCCAAATGTCTTCGAGGGAGTGGTTCACATTGGTTCGCCCTTCCGGGGAATCagatacgagatgattgatCGGATCGACCCTGGCGCATGGGAGTTGGACCGCGCCAATCACCGTGCGACCTATAAGGGGAGATTGATGGAGGATGTGATTGATGGACATGGAAACCTGACAATTGGAGTACAACGAAAGTACACAGTAGCCTTTGACCTGCCACTGATGGTTCGCTTCGGACCTGGCTGTGGGATGCGACCACCTACACCACCATCGTCGTCTTCTTCGTCGTCGTCTGAGGATGAGGATCCTTCCGAGATTGTTGTTGCTATTGAGACACATTCTGGACCGACATCGCCTGCTACTGTGGACCCTACGAACATCACGTCTTCTTCAAGGCTCGTTGAGCCAAAGGAGGAGCCATTCAACATGCCTTCGACTCGTTTGGGTGCGTGCACTTCCTCTCGTAGATATCGCGTGCAATATTTCGTCCACATGATTGAGGAGGAGATTGCCACCGACGTGGTCGAATTGGAGACCGGCTTGACTAGGGTGGCGCGTAAGACTTTGAGGAGGGAGGTTCTAGATCTAGATGTCGATGTGATCACTGTGGACTCTGACACTGAAGATTACTTAGAGGAGGGAGGTTCTAGATTTGGATGTCAATGTGATTACTCTGACTTTGAGGAGGGAGGTTCTAGATATGGATGTCGATGTGACTACAcgaatgaggaggaggaggagggttgGGAGACCCGCTTCTTCGCATGACTTGGGTTTTAGGAAGATATATTTGTAGCTCTAGTTCGCCAGTTGTACATTTTGGGACAGAGTAGGTTCCCGACAttttgctttttgtgtgattctctgtatgggaatcacagggagtagtCGGACGATTAGGAGGTATGAGGAGGCTGTTTTAGGCTGACACTCTCATATTTGGAGGATTGTAATTATGGCACTTACACTTGATCACTTTTGCGTACACTTGCTTTCGGGCACACTTCTGTCACCTGCAGGTACTAGAGACGTTTATAGTATAGCAGAGGTTGTAcgtgttatatatatatagtttatcGAGGTATGTCTTGAGTTTTAAATTAAGTCCTCGTCGGACAAGTctagttttaaatttaatttagatttagttactaaagtgacgtcctaaaagtcggggtgttacagtcgtCATGGAGGCTAACATCTTTATGAGTAGCCTCAATTGAATCCCTCATTTTGTTTTCTTGCACTTTCTTAAAACAACTTGGGATTTTTACTATATCCTCATGTGTCTAGCATGCAATTTCGTTTTTCCATTTGGAATCCCAAAATTAAGTTTCAGAGGATTAATTTTGTACCAAAAATAAACTACATGGACTATGCATGAGATAGAATGTAAGTTTGTGTTGAATTTGAGGAGGACTCCTTTAACGCACTCAACCTTTAGGTTACACCCATATTATTTAACCTTTCTGTGATACCCGGGGTCGATGAAGGTGAGGAGTGATCGTTGGTGCAGTTAATTACTGataaggagcggctcctggcaggcttctaggcagaTGGTCatatgaatgaaccgatctcgcacccgaaTAGGAGGTGTTTTCAGACTGTATAGGTATGTGTTAACACCAAAATTTACAGGTTTGGAAATTAATCATTGAGATATGGTGTACATGGACGCATGGTATGTTTTAGTGTAATTTTTACCCTTTACAaccaaattattattattttcctaTAGTGGTCGAAATATGGTATTGACATTGGGTCGAGAATCATGTGGCACATATTTAAATTGCTAAATGATGGTTGAAGTTATATGGTCATATACTATATTAGTATTTCGACCAGGTAGTATTTATTAAAGTGGAAAAACATGGCATCATGTTAATGCCAAGGTGCTTAATGAATGGAGTTCAAAGGGAAAACAACGTGGCAGCATGCATGGTGAATTTAATCAGCTTCTTGATTCATTAAAGTCTAGTTACATTCAAAGGAGAATTCCACTAACAACTAGGTGGCTTGCTTCGACACAAATTGGCTCAAGGTGATAAGAGAAGAATATCAATTTCGACAACAGAGACGAAATGCAAGTGTTGGAAGCAAAGTGAAACTTATTAGAAGAAGCAGTTAGTGGAAATTAGTAGTGGCCGGGCTAAGTCAAGGTTACTAGTGGGCTTAAGcagtttattttaaataaacacaTGTCTATTAGTGGGCTAATGGCTATTGAAGTGGAGTAGTGGAAAATGTGGCAGTTACTTACTGAAGATGTAACATGAATGTGGCTTGGAAAATGGAAGTGCTGCAAgtcattttatttgtaattatgcCAAGTGTATGGCTCTAGTGTAGGGAGTTATTTTCTAAGATTTAATCTCTACCGTAGGATCTAGTAGTAGTTTCATTCCAAGTTCTATAAGTAGCAAATCTAATTGTAAAATTACTCAGACTCACACAATTACTCAAAACTCTCTATGGATGCCTCCAAGTCTCATGTGACAAATGGCTACAAAGAGACTAAGAGTGTGCTGTGATTCTCATCTTTTATGTTCAAAGCAATGTTATTTCCTTTGccattttgatttccttttactttATGTTCTTCTTTTCTCCTTTCAATCTTCTACCTTTCTACTCTTTTTTCCTCTTTATTCATACCGTTCTTCACAAAAACCCACCCTTGACATTTAAAACGTCTTCACTAAAGAACCCAAAGAGGACTCTGAATCCGgtccttaaattgcttttgaattctatttgtttaccaaaattcaGCGTAAACAGTATGAGACTATGCAGTTAAGGAGAGCATAAACGATATGATTATACTACtcatattgttgttgttgtgttttAATTTCCCGTTTTAAAATCACATTTTCCAGATACGACTTAAAATTTGCACTCAATATATAAACCTTATTTCCCTGGATTGTAATTTTACCTTACAAGAGATTTGGAACTTCAAGTTAGAATCTTTAAGTCGAACTTAAACTGCAGGTGTAACGAAAGTGACCTCACTTTAAACTTTAAAGCACTTCAAATTTAATAAGGGCTTTTTTGAAAACTGAATTTTGTTACCCCACTCAATTTTATTATTAGTACTACTATACGTACAGAGAAATACAGTTGtcttttccctttttatttCTATGTGTAAAAATGAATCAGTCGTTGCATGTAACTTGAGCACACCAGATATCTCTATATACAGAAACTGTCTTCTCTTCCTCTATCTGACTATCTATCTACCATAATTCTATCATCTTAAATGTTGATAACTACATCCGGTAACTACCACCAATTGCATTTTCAtttggttttaaaaaattaaacagCACTACAATTTCTGCATTTCCTTTATAACAGCCTAAACTAGCTGGCTTGGAATATAATATACAATTTATCTCCACCACTTGAAAAAAAATGTTGACATTGAAGGCCTATTGTATGGTTAGGTTCagtgttttaatttatggtTGCTGAATTACGGACAAATGGAGGCTGAAACAAACAGTAATTGAAATCAAGATGCTAGACTGAAAAACCCGTTTTGTTGAGGCCACAATTGCAATTGTGGTTAGGTTGCGTTTGTGGTTTTGAAATTGCAGATAAATGCAGGTTGAAACAACCGCAATTGAAGCCGCGATCCAATTACGGTTGACGAATGCAATTTAGAACCAGATGTGACCTATTTGACTCATTAACCAGGGAAGCTCCTACATGTTCCAACTTGGCCAATGTGTATGTGTGACTAGTGCTTGCTTTGTTTCTTGTAATTAAGGTTGACACGGAAGCATCAAGATGCGTTTGTTGGGGGTTGAGCTTTAGACTAAAGTTTTGACATTTGGgtcttaactcataacttaagCCTTTTCTCACTCACACCCCCCATCTTATAAAGTACCCTTCTTTGAATTTCCATCCCATCAAATTCTTAGAAATCCTGACATCTACTCTTTTCCCTATTCcccctttctctctctcactttGTCTCTGTCTCCTTCCAATGGAGTTTCTCACTCTGTTTTCTCTAGTTACTGTTCTGTACTTATGTTTCCTGATCTGGAAGCTGTTTGATCAGAGAAGGGACCAGGAGTGTTACATTCTGGACTACCAACTCTACAAGGGAAGCGATGAGAGAAAGCTTGGAACAGATTACTGTGGAAGAATCATAGAAAGGAATAAGAGCTTGGGGTTAAACGAGTACAAGTTCTTGCTCAAAGCCATTGTTAACTCTGGCATTGGGGAAGAAACTTACGCCCCAAGAAACTTCCTCGAAGGCCGTgaatcaagtcccacattgaaaGATGGAGTCGAAGAGATGGAGGAGTTTTTCCAGGACACCATTGCCAAGCTTCTTGCAAGGTCAGGTGTTTCTTCCTCAGAGATTGATGTTCTTGTGGTGAATGTTTCAATGTTCTCTGATGTTCCTTCCTTAACCTCTCGAATCATGAACCATTACAAAATGAGGGAGGATGTTAAGGCTTTCAATCTCTCTGGAATGGGTTGCAGTGCTAGTCTAATCTCATTAGACATTGTTAAGAATATTTTCAAGTCCCACAAGAACAAGTATGCACTTTTGGTCACTTCTGAGTCTCTGAGTCCCAATTGGTACAATGGGAATGAAAGGTCTATGATTCTTGCCAATTGTTTGTTCAGAACTGGAGGTTGTGTTGTGCTTCTAACAAACAAAAGGGCATTGAAGCATAAGGCTATGTTGAAATTGAAGTGCTTGGTGAGGACTCATCATGGGGCCAGAGATGATGCTTTTAATTGTTGCCGTCAAATTGAAGATGAACAGGGCAGGCTTGGGGTTTACCTTGGAAGGAATCTTCCCAAGGCAGCTACAAGGGCTTTTGTTGATAATTTGAGGGTGTTGTCACCCAAGATTTTACCAGCAAGGGAGTTGCTAAGGTTCTTGTTTGTGTCCCTCATCAAGAAGATAACACAAATTAGTTCCCCCAAGTCTGCGGGAACTGGCAAATCCAGAGACGGACCCAGGTAAAATAGAGCACTCGCCAACGAgagaattgtttttttttatacatcgaaaaTAGAGAAATTTTTTCTTAATAACTAAAAtcttttccgatgtataaaaaaaagtattccttaaaatttatttaccgTATTTTCCAATTAGTCATACTAAATTTTACTTAACATAAGTACTTATTGAAATAATGaaatttattcaattttattagtaaataaattttaataaatgttTTTTTGTCCGTATACAAATACTAACTTAGTATGTTAATTTTTTGTTCGTCTTACTCATTTTTCTGATTATGTCACTAAGAAGATCTAGAAACGAGTCGAGTAGTGTCAAAATGGGGTAGTCATTCcctataaatttatttttctaaaagtaCTATTCATCAAAATTTGTATAGTGCATTTTCCAATTAATCATtcttaattatattttgaaaaatttcGTCCCCTTTTAACTTATTTTTAACGGTTTCGTCCCTGAGCAGATCCGGATTGAACTTCAAGTCTGGAGTGGATCATTTTTGCCTCCACACAGGAGGGAAAGCTGTGATTGATGGCATTGGGTTGAGCTTGGATCTGTGTGAGTACGATCTCGAACCAGCAAGGATGACACTGCACCGTTTTGGGAACACATCAGCTAGTAGCCTGTGGTATGTGCTAGGGTACATGGAGGCTAAGAAAAGGCTGAAGAAGGGTGATAGAGTATTGATGATAAGCTTTGGTGCTGGCTTTAAATGCAATAGCTGTTTGTGGGAGGTAGTGAAGGATTTGGAAGGTAGAAATGTGTGGGATGATCGCATTGATGGCTACCCACCAGAGTCCTTGGCCAACCCTTTCATGAAGAAGTTTGGTTGGATCAACAATGTTGAGGATGCAACCAACTTCAAGCTTTTTGATTTCCTCAATTAAGGTTATCATCTCATTTTACAggaagaaataaaagaaagaaaagggtgaCTTTcaagttttagtttttttaattttttgttactATATGTGCTTTTGGTTTTGGATTACATTTTTCTGTAAACTATATAGTTATTAATGTTGAATCCCTCAATCAAGGGTTCATTACCTAATAAGGAGTGTCATTTATATTATGAATGAAACCTGCTCTCAAGTTATAAGTGCATTAACTTTCCTAGtttttatttgttaaatttttttttctccttgtaTTGTTTTTTATATCTATCTTTTCTCACAGACTTGAGTTATATATGGCTTAATTAATAAATCGTTGAATAGTGTTATTTACACATTCTTTTAAAAACCACACTCAACATAAAACAAGATAGAGCAATGTTTGAAAAAAACTGTGTTAAAACAAGATCATCATCACCTCTAACCATAGTAATGCTAAATTACTGTTATTATTTCATTAATTCCTTGGAGAACAGTAGATAGGAACAGATGACAGCATTTTCTGGGAGGTGTGTGCCCCTTGTCGCGGTCAATATCAGTTCC
This portion of the Lotus japonicus ecotype B-129 chromosome 3, LjGifu_v1.2 genome encodes:
- the LOC130743336 gene encoding 3-ketoacyl-CoA synthase 12-like codes for the protein MEFLTLFSLVTVLYLCFLIWKLFDQRRDQECYILDYQLYKGSDERKLGTDYCGRIIERNKSLGLNEYKFLLKAIVNSGIGEETYAPRNFLEGRESSPTLKDGVEEMEEFFQDTIAKLLARSGVSSSEIDVLVVNVSMFSDVPSLTSRIMNHYKMREDVKAFNLSGMGCSASLISLDIVKNIFKSHKNKYALLVTSESLSPNWYNGNERSMILANCLFRTGGCVVLLTNKRALKHKAMLKLKCLVRTHHGARDDAFNCCRQIEDEQGRLGVYLGRNLPKAATRAFVDNLRVLSPKILPARELLRFLFVSLIKKITQISSPKSAGTGKSRDGPRSGLNFKSGVDHFCLHTGGKAVIDGIGLSLDLCEYDLEPARMTLHRFGNTSASSLWYVLGYMEAKKRLKKGDRVLMISFGAGFKCNSCLWEVVKDLEGRNVWDDRIDGYPPESLANPFMKKFGWINNVEDATNFKLFDFLN